A single window of Xylocopa sonorina isolate GNS202 chromosome 5, iyXylSono1_principal, whole genome shotgun sequence DNA harbors:
- the LOC143424086 gene encoding tRNA (guanine(10)-N(2))-methyltransferase TRMT11 isoform X1 produces the protein MNSQGRKYLFWFAQEHIDFRAAEMESILSMFGINTYAYPKFKKHPYWIVNLPSESIAHDISSRAVCVRFCIELWANSKKLEDLHNKLRAYPIAEIKKYSNPQKSFKVIVETFCKHFSQREKVNKIESFSYLPLEGPVRLNNPDTTLFYIEFYGLNPNNIPEEPYELFFGRWITSGQRDLIQKLSLKTRKFIGNTSMDPQLSLIMANQAQVQKGDIVLDPFVGTGSLLVAASHFGGYTLGTDIDFLMLHGRTRPSRISQKVREKDESIATNMRQYGKSSYYIDVVVSDFSYPLWRSDMCIDAIITDPPYGIREATERIGTTKPNPVIEEHQASSHIPSKIGYDLTQMYKDLLNFSAQHLKINGKLVCWFPLFRDQYSEDQLPSHPYLELIANSEQVLSNYTSRRLLTYKKVKDPKESDELISTSIVDFREKYFALRNESRREKRMKKAVEKAKERQLWEQNNKENTKR, from the exons ATGAATAGCCAAGGAAGAAAGTATCTTTTTTGGTTTGCTCAAGAACATATTGATTTCCGTGCAGCG GAAATGGAATCTATCCTTAGCATGTTTGGTATAAATACCTACGCTTATCCTAAATTCAAAAAACAT CCTTATTGGATAGTTAACTTACCATCAGAGAGTATAGCGCATGATATTTCAAGCCGAGCAGTCTGTGTTAGATTTTGTATAGAGTTGTGGGCCAATAGTAAAAAACTAGAAGATTTACATAATAAATTGAGGGCTTATCCAATTGCAGAGATAAAAAAATATAGCAATCCGCAGAAATCCTTTAAAGTAATAGTTGAAACATTTTGCAAGCATTTCTCACAACGGGAAAAGGTAAACAAAATCGAG TCTTTTAGTTATTTACCATTGGAAGGACCAGTAAGATTAAATAATCCAGACACAACATTATTTTACATTGAattttatggattaaatcctaataACATTCCTGAAGAACCTTATGAATTGTTTTTTGGTAGATGG ATTACAAGTGGGCAAAGAGATTTAATACAAAAGTTATCGCTAAAAACTAGGAAATTTATAGGTAATACGTCTATGGATCCtcaattgtcattaataatggCAAACCAGGCTCAAGTTCAAAAAGGAGATATAGTTCTTGATCCATTTGTTGGTACTGGATCTCTATTAGTTGCCGCTTCTCATTTTGGGGGTTATACATTAGGAACAGATATAGattttttaatgctccatggacGTACACGACCTAGTAGAATATCACAAAAG GTTAGAGAAAAAGATGAAAGCATTGCCACAAATATGAGACAGTATGGAAAAAGTTCATATTATATTGATGTTGTGGTATCAGACTTTTCTTATCCTTTATGGCGTTCCGATATGTGTATAGATGCTATAATTACAGACC CTCCTTATGGTATAAGAGAAGCAACAGAAAGAATAGGTACAACTAAACCAAATCCAGTGATTGAAGAACATCAAGCATCATCTCACATACCATCTAAAATTGGTTATGATTTAACACAAATGTACAAAGATTTATTAAACTTCTCAGCTCAGCACCTTAAAATAAATGGCAAATTAGTATGCTGGTTTCCTTTATTCAG AGATCAATATTCAGAGGATCAGTTACCATCACATCCATATTTAGAATTGATAGCTAATTCGGAACAAGTACTTAGTAATTATACTAGTCGCAGGTTACTAACTTATAAAAAAGTAAAAGATCCAAAG GAATCAGACGAATTGATTTCTACGAGTATAGTCGATTTTCGGGAAAAATATTTTGCGTTACGTAACGAAAGCCGAAGGGAAAAACGAATGAAGAAAGCTGTAGAAAAAGCAAAGGAAAGACAGCTTTGGGAACAGAATAATAAAGAAAATACAAAAAGATGA
- the LOC143424086 gene encoding tRNA (guanine(10)-N(2))-methyltransferase TRMT11 isoform X2, translating to MNSQGRKYLFWFAQEHIDFRAAEMESILSMFGINTYAYPKFKKHPYWIVNLPSESIAHDISSRAVCVRFCIELWANSKKLEDLHNKLRAYPIAEIKKYSNPQKSFKVIVETFCKHFSQREKSFSYLPLEGPVRLNNPDTTLFYIEFYGLNPNNIPEEPYELFFGRWITSGQRDLIQKLSLKTRKFIGNTSMDPQLSLIMANQAQVQKGDIVLDPFVGTGSLLVAASHFGGYTLGTDIDFLMLHGRTRPSRISQKVREKDESIATNMRQYGKSSYYIDVVVSDFSYPLWRSDMCIDAIITDPPYGIREATERIGTTKPNPVIEEHQASSHIPSKIGYDLTQMYKDLLNFSAQHLKINGKLVCWFPLFRDQYSEDQLPSHPYLELIANSEQVLSNYTSRRLLTYKKVKDPKESDELISTSIVDFREKYFALRNESRREKRMKKAVEKAKERQLWEQNNKENTKR from the exons ATGAATAGCCAAGGAAGAAAGTATCTTTTTTGGTTTGCTCAAGAACATATTGATTTCCGTGCAGCG GAAATGGAATCTATCCTTAGCATGTTTGGTATAAATACCTACGCTTATCCTAAATTCAAAAAACAT CCTTATTGGATAGTTAACTTACCATCAGAGAGTATAGCGCATGATATTTCAAGCCGAGCAGTCTGTGTTAGATTTTGTATAGAGTTGTGGGCCAATAGTAAAAAACTAGAAGATTTACATAATAAATTGAGGGCTTATCCAATTGCAGAGATAAAAAAATATAGCAATCCGCAGAAATCCTTTAAAGTAATAGTTGAAACATTTTGCAAGCATTTCTCACAACGGGAAAAG TCTTTTAGTTATTTACCATTGGAAGGACCAGTAAGATTAAATAATCCAGACACAACATTATTTTACATTGAattttatggattaaatcctaataACATTCCTGAAGAACCTTATGAATTGTTTTTTGGTAGATGG ATTACAAGTGGGCAAAGAGATTTAATACAAAAGTTATCGCTAAAAACTAGGAAATTTATAGGTAATACGTCTATGGATCCtcaattgtcattaataatggCAAACCAGGCTCAAGTTCAAAAAGGAGATATAGTTCTTGATCCATTTGTTGGTACTGGATCTCTATTAGTTGCCGCTTCTCATTTTGGGGGTTATACATTAGGAACAGATATAGattttttaatgctccatggacGTACACGACCTAGTAGAATATCACAAAAG GTTAGAGAAAAAGATGAAAGCATTGCCACAAATATGAGACAGTATGGAAAAAGTTCATATTATATTGATGTTGTGGTATCAGACTTTTCTTATCCTTTATGGCGTTCCGATATGTGTATAGATGCTATAATTACAGACC CTCCTTATGGTATAAGAGAAGCAACAGAAAGAATAGGTACAACTAAACCAAATCCAGTGATTGAAGAACATCAAGCATCATCTCACATACCATCTAAAATTGGTTATGATTTAACACAAATGTACAAAGATTTATTAAACTTCTCAGCTCAGCACCTTAAAATAAATGGCAAATTAGTATGCTGGTTTCCTTTATTCAG AGATCAATATTCAGAGGATCAGTTACCATCACATCCATATTTAGAATTGATAGCTAATTCGGAACAAGTACTTAGTAATTATACTAGTCGCAGGTTACTAACTTATAAAAAAGTAAAAGATCCAAAG GAATCAGACGAATTGATTTCTACGAGTATAGTCGATTTTCGGGAAAAATATTTTGCGTTACGTAACGAAAGCCGAAGGGAAAAACGAATGAAGAAAGCTGTAGAAAAAGCAAAGGAAAGACAGCTTTGGGAACAGAATAATAAAGAAAATACAAAAAGATGA
- the LOC143424036 gene encoding uncharacterized protein LOC143424036, whose product MNVDIFGALPGATCRLRKCSQPSTICVNDISQITGYNDYIYYDLNDHHDGDQNGDDDNDNGDGGGGGDDEDDDDDGDGNEDNDGDGGDDDDDGGGDGDDGDDDDDDDSDRDSNGGDDDDNDGGGGGNHDHNRDDEGTGNEQDDTCYE is encoded by the exons ATGAACGTCGATATTTTTGGGGCCCTGCCTGGTGCAACGTGTCGGCT CCGAAAATGCAGCCAGCCATCAACGATATGTGTTAATGATATTAGTCAAATTACGGGTTACAACGACTACATCTACTACGATCTTAACGACCATCACGACGGCGACCAAAacggcgacgacgacaacgataaCGGtgacggcggtggcggcggtgacgacgaggacgacgacgacgacggcgacggtaACGAGGACAACGACGGTGacggcggcgacgacgacgacgacggcggtggcgacggcgacgacggtgacgacgacgacgacgacgacagcgACAGAGACAGCAACGGCggtgacgacgacgacaacgacggcggcggcggcggcaaccACGATCACAACCGCGACGACGAAGGCACCGGCAACGAGCAAGACGATACTTGCTACGAATAA